Proteins from a single region of Dysosmobacter acutus:
- a CDS encoding D-2-hydroxyacid dehydrogenase: MKLVVLDGYTENPGDLSWGDLERLGDLTVYDRTSLTDEEETVSRIGGAEIVLTNKTPITRRILDRCPGIGMIGVLATGYNVVDCAYAAQKGIPVSNVPAYGTAAVGQFAIALLLEICHHIGAHSDSVHAGGWSRSADWCYWDYPLIELEGKTMGIIGFGRIGRRTGRIAKALGMKVLAAGSRPTEEGAGIAEYVELEELLRRSDVISLHCPLFPETEGLINRESIGKMKDGVILLNNSRGQLVVEQDLADALNSGKVAAAGLDVASTEPIRDDNPLLSARNCIITPHISWAPKESRQRIMDCAVETVKAYLAGRPINVVNGV, encoded by the coding sequence ATGAAACTTGTGGTATTGGACGGTTATACGGAGAACCCGGGCGATCTGAGCTGGGGGGACTTAGAGCGGCTGGGCGACCTGACGGTCTATGACCGCACCTCCCTGACGGATGAGGAGGAAACGGTCAGCCGCATCGGCGGCGCGGAGATTGTGCTGACCAATAAGACCCCCATCACCAGGCGGATTTTGGACCGATGCCCCGGGATCGGGATGATCGGCGTGCTGGCCACGGGCTACAATGTGGTGGATTGCGCCTACGCGGCGCAGAAGGGTATCCCGGTCTCCAACGTGCCCGCTTACGGCACCGCCGCTGTGGGGCAGTTTGCCATTGCGCTGCTGCTGGAGATCTGCCATCACATCGGGGCCCACAGCGACTCCGTCCACGCCGGCGGGTGGAGCCGCAGCGCCGACTGGTGCTACTGGGACTATCCGCTCATCGAGCTGGAGGGGAAGACCATGGGCATCATCGGCTTTGGCCGCATCGGCCGCCGCACGGGCCGGATCGCAAAGGCCCTGGGCATGAAGGTGCTGGCCGCCGGCTCCCGCCCCACGGAGGAGGGGGCCGGGATCGCGGAGTACGTGGAGCTGGAGGAGCTGCTTCGGCGTTCCGACGTGATCTCCCTCCACTGTCCGCTGTTCCCGGAGACAGAAGGGCTCATCAACCGGGAGAGCATTGGGAAAATGAAGGACGGCGTGATTTTGCTGAATAACAGCCGCGGCCAGCTGGTGGTGGAACAGGACCTGGCGGACGCGCTCAATTCCGGAAAGGTGGCGGCCGCCGGGCTGGATGTGGCGTCCACGGAGCCAATCCGCGACGACAACCCCCTGCTCAGCGCAAGAAACTGCATCATCACGCCTCACATCTCCTGGGCGCCGAAGGAGAGCCGCCAGCGGATCATGGACTGCGCGGTGGAGACGGTGAAGGCGTATCTTGCGGGCCGGCCAATCAACGTGGTCAACGGGGTGTAA
- a CDS encoding cation:proton antiporter, with protein sequence MVSYQFLMDLALILLSTKVLSMATQKIHMPQVVGALMAGLILGPSVLNLLRETQFISEMSELGVIVLMFTAGLGTDIKELKKAGKSGFLVALCGVLVPLVMGAGLAYFGGQAGLIDIGGFLSDLFVGTILTATSVSITVETLKEMGKLNTAVGNTILAAALIDDVLGLIVLTLVSSFAGDGASIYIVLVKIALFFVFAFVLGLLALRFFGWMAEQSSGRDLHRFPLAAFVLCLVMSYCAEVYFGVADIIGAFGAGLAVASTSKAKFIESKFEPVSSLLLTPIFFASIGISAQLPAASGKMLLFSVLLLGVAVFSKLVGCGLGAKICHFDNQECVQIGTGMACRGEVALIVANKGLSMGVLNSMFMGPVIITVICCSILTPVMLKVLFRNQTEVSLQESNLVDKYSETEQLDLVSEQLLQANRALMEGGAKAAEEASKQPRQRRQPARPCAVREK encoded by the coding sequence GTGGTTTCGTACCAGTTTTTGATGGATCTTGCATTGATCCTGCTCAGCACCAAGGTGCTCAGCATGGCCACCCAGAAAATACATATGCCCCAGGTGGTGGGCGCGCTGATGGCCGGATTGATCCTTGGGCCCTCGGTCCTCAATTTGCTGAGGGAGACGCAGTTCATCTCCGAGATGAGCGAGTTGGGCGTCATTGTGCTGATGTTCACCGCCGGTCTCGGCACTGACATCAAGGAGCTGAAAAAGGCCGGGAAATCCGGCTTTCTGGTGGCGCTGTGCGGCGTACTGGTGCCGCTGGTCATGGGCGCGGGCCTTGCCTACTTTGGCGGCCAGGCAGGGCTCATCGATATCGGCGGCTTCCTCTCCGACCTGTTTGTGGGCACCATCCTCACCGCCACCTCCGTCAGCATCACGGTGGAGACGCTCAAGGAGATGGGCAAGCTGAACACCGCCGTGGGCAACACCATTCTGGCCGCGGCTCTGATCGACGATGTCCTTGGCCTGATCGTCCTGACCCTGGTGTCCAGCTTTGCCGGCGATGGAGCCAGCATCTATATCGTTCTTGTCAAGATCGCCCTGTTTTTTGTCTTTGCCTTTGTTCTGGGATTGCTTGCCCTCCGCTTTTTCGGCTGGATGGCGGAGCAGAGCAGCGGCCGTGACCTGCACCGCTTCCCGCTGGCGGCCTTCGTCCTTTGCCTTGTGATGTCCTACTGCGCGGAGGTCTATTTCGGCGTGGCGGATATCATCGGCGCCTTTGGAGCCGGTTTGGCGGTGGCCTCCACCTCCAAGGCAAAATTCATTGAATCCAAGTTTGAGCCCGTCTCGTCGCTGCTGCTCACGCCCATTTTCTTTGCCAGCATCGGCATCAGCGCCCAGCTCCCGGCGGCCAGCGGCAAGATGCTCCTCTTCTCCGTGCTGCTCCTTGGGGTGGCTGTGTTCTCCAAGTTGGTGGGCTGCGGCCTCGGCGCAAAGATCTGCCATTTTGACAACCAGGAATGCGTCCAGATCGGGACCGGCATGGCCTGCCGCGGCGAGGTGGCTCTGATTGTGGCCAACAAGGGCCTTTCCATGGGCGTGCTGAACAGCATGTTCATGGGGCCTGTGATCATCACGGTCATCTGCTGCTCCATTCTGACGCCTGTGATGCTCAAGGTGCTCTTCCGCAATCAGACCGAGGTCTCCCTCCAGGAGAGCAACCTTGTGGACAAATACAGCGAGACCGAGCAGCTGGACCTGGTTTCGGAACAGCTGCTGCAGGCCAACCGCGCCCTGATGGAGGGCGGCGCAAAGGCTGCGGAGGAGGCGTCCAAACAGCCCCGGCAGCGCAGGCAGCCCGCCCGGCCCTGCGCGGTCAGGGAGAAATAG
- a CDS encoding hydroxyacid dehydrogenase, translating into MSKFKVYYTNHLSRVATDIFESNDFEVKTASEISEEVYVRELEEFQPDVIMCRTEPVTKAMMDTCRNLKGIGKQGAGLDNIDMDYATEKKIQVVFFPAGNANAVAEHAIMLMLMTARRFNYVDREFHKGNFWVRMGLENTFEIQGKTLGLIGCGRISRLVATKAIGMGMKVIGYDPYITQEQLGDLAIELKDSAEEIYKNGDFISVHLPLMPATERTIGMEQFKLMKRRAIFINVARGGLIKEEELVKALQDGTLYAAGLDVYEPEPLCESSMPLLTLENVVLTPHTAATTEESVINCCTNVANDLVRVCNGEKPTCPANKI; encoded by the coding sequence ATGAGCAAGTTTAAGGTATACTATACCAACCATTTGAGCCGTGTGGCAACGGATATCTTTGAGAGCAATGACTTTGAGGTGAAAACCGCCTCCGAGATCAGCGAAGAGGTCTACGTGCGGGAGCTGGAGGAGTTCCAGCCCGACGTGATCATGTGCCGTACGGAGCCCGTCACCAAGGCGATGATGGACACTTGCCGCAACCTCAAGGGCATCGGCAAGCAGGGCGCCGGCCTGGATAACATCGACATGGACTATGCCACCGAGAAGAAGATTCAGGTGGTGTTCTTCCCCGCAGGCAACGCCAACGCTGTGGCAGAGCACGCCATCATGCTGATGCTGATGACCGCACGCCGCTTCAACTACGTGGACCGCGAGTTCCACAAGGGCAACTTCTGGGTCCGCATGGGTCTGGAGAACACCTTTGAGATTCAGGGCAAGACCCTGGGCCTGATCGGCTGCGGCCGCATCTCCCGCCTGGTGGCCACCAAGGCCATCGGCATGGGCATGAAGGTCATCGGCTACGATCCCTATATCACCCAGGAGCAGCTGGGCGATCTGGCCATTGAGCTGAAGGACAGCGCTGAGGAGATCTATAAAAATGGCGATTTCATCAGCGTGCACCTGCCTCTAATGCCCGCCACCGAGCGGACCATCGGCATGGAGCAGTTCAAGCTGATGAAACGGCGCGCCATCTTCATCAACGTGGCCCGCGGCGGCCTGATCAAGGAAGAGGAGCTGGTGAAGGCCCTGCAGGACGGCACGCTGTATGCCGCCGGTCTGGACGTCTACGAGCCCGAGCCCCTGTGCGAGTCCAGCATGCCGCTGCTGACCCTGGAGAACGTGGTTCTGACCCCCCACACCGCGGCCACCACTGAGGAGTCCGTCATCAACTGCTGCACCAACGTGGCAAACGACCTGGTGCGCGTCTGCAACGGCGAAAAGCCCACCTGCCCCGCCAACAAGATCTGA
- a CDS encoding MATE family efflux transporter: MGTTGAPLQRRGKENDILALSGPIFVELLLQLLVGNVDQIMVGWHDPNGVGAIGNANQVTSLLLLVFSVVSTASMILISQYIGAKDTKRVGETYAASLAMNFAFGIAVSLVLIAGCGPILRLMGVHEEIFHKACVYMQIVGAGMVFQSLYLTFTAFFRSSQLMRDTMAVSLVMNGINILGNVLLIGGPFGLPAFGVAGAALSSTISRLIGLLIMGTLFAKKFGFSQVRDSLSPFPWMQLKKLLRIGLPAGGESVSYNLSQVCIQTICNRFAAFVVNTRVYAAMFANVTYLCACAMAQACQVVAARLMGAGDTEGTERSVGRTLALSAAASGAVSILLYLFCEPVYSLFTSDPQVIALAKTIMLLEIPLELGRAVNMTMCRVLQACGDIQFPIALCVIFAWLFGVGGGYALSMLCGWGLAGLWAAMAADEVTRAALFLWRWKKGIWKEKCLLGGERSEPEE, encoded by the coding sequence ATGGGGACAACGGGCGCGCCGCTTCAGCGGCGCGGAAAAGAAAACGACATCCTGGCCCTCAGCGGGCCAATTTTTGTGGAACTGCTGCTGCAGCTCCTGGTGGGCAATGTGGACCAGATCATGGTGGGCTGGCACGACCCCAACGGCGTGGGGGCCATCGGAAACGCCAATCAGGTGACAAGCCTTCTGCTGCTGGTCTTCTCCGTGGTGTCCACGGCGTCCATGATTCTGATATCCCAGTACATCGGTGCGAAAGACACCAAACGGGTGGGAGAGACCTATGCGGCCTCCTTGGCTATGAACTTTGCGTTCGGCATCGCCGTGAGCCTGGTTCTAATCGCAGGCTGCGGGCCGATTCTGCGGCTGATGGGCGTCCATGAGGAGATTTTCCACAAGGCCTGCGTCTATATGCAGATCGTGGGGGCCGGCATGGTGTTCCAGTCCCTGTATCTTACCTTCACCGCCTTTTTCCGCTCCAGTCAGCTGATGCGGGACACCATGGCCGTATCCCTGGTGATGAATGGAATCAATATATTGGGCAACGTCCTGCTCATCGGCGGGCCCTTTGGACTGCCCGCCTTCGGCGTGGCAGGGGCCGCGCTGTCCAGCACCATCTCCCGGCTGATCGGCCTTTTGATAATGGGGACACTGTTTGCAAAAAAGTTCGGGTTTTCCCAGGTGCGGGACAGCCTCTCGCCATTTCCCTGGATGCAGCTGAAAAAGCTGCTGCGCATCGGCCTGCCGGCCGGAGGGGAATCGGTTTCCTACAATCTGTCCCAGGTGTGCATCCAGACCATCTGCAACCGCTTCGCGGCCTTTGTGGTGAATACCCGGGTCTACGCCGCCATGTTCGCCAACGTGACGTACCTGTGCGCCTGCGCCATGGCGCAGGCCTGCCAGGTGGTGGCCGCCCGGCTGATGGGCGCGGGGGACACAGAGGGCACGGAGCGCAGCGTGGGCAGGACGCTGGCTCTGTCTGCGGCGGCTTCCGGCGCGGTGTCGATCCTGCTGTACCTCTTCTGCGAGCCGGTATACAGCCTGTTTACCAGCGATCCCCAGGTCATTGCCCTGGCAAAAACCATCATGCTGCTGGAGATACCCCTTGAACTGGGCCGGGCGGTGAACATGACCATGTGCCGTGTGCTTCAGGCCTGCGGAGACATTCAGTTTCCCATTGCGCTGTGCGTGATTTTCGCGTGGCTTTTCGGAGTGGGCGGCGGCTATGCGCTGAGCATGCTCTGCGGATGGGGCCTCGCGGGGCTTTGGGCCGCCATGGCGGCGGATGAGGTGACCAGGGCGGCGCTGTTCTTGTGGCGATGGAAGAAGGGGATCTGGAAGGAGAAGTGCCTCTTGGGCGGAGAGCGGAGCGAACCGGAAGAATAG
- the rpoN gene encoding RNA polymerase factor sigma-54 yields MILDQSLSQTYRLTLTQKMRQSLQILQLPAISLRDFLQEASMSNPVLEVEDPPLGEEMMELQKAAVAREELRDLPIERREQIIWENGGGEERNFSNFASQPESFTDYLNSQLGQMTGLDNAMQAMCQYLVGCLNSAGYLDCPLNELSEDLGCDHFELEQALYVVQSLDPPGVGARSLSECLLLQLVQGEHFNAVNIHLVRDGLPLLAKNDLDGLSRLLGVSKADVKRAAADIRSLNPIPSSGFYTGSRTVYTIPEATVRRGAEGGIVIEMNSTVLPQVSISRENCALLEGADSKEAHLYLKEKLAEANTLISSLEERQNTMFRLIDVIVRLQEGAFTRDEDLRPMTMAQVAETLGVNISTVSRAVKDKYIQVGSRIVSLRSLFTTSLQSEEGSGVSSASAKLQIKKLIAAEPPEKPLSDEVLSSALAGMNIHLSRRTVAKYRGELGIPPACRRKK; encoded by the coding sequence GTGATTCTTGACCAGAGTCTGAGCCAGACTTATCGGCTCACGCTGACCCAGAAAATGCGACAGTCACTCCAGATTCTTCAGCTCCCGGCCATTTCTCTGCGGGACTTTCTTCAGGAGGCGTCCATGTCCAATCCGGTTTTGGAGGTGGAGGACCCGCCTCTGGGCGAGGAGATGATGGAGTTGCAAAAAGCCGCCGTGGCCCGGGAAGAGCTGCGGGACTTGCCAATTGAGCGCCGGGAGCAGATTATCTGGGAAAACGGAGGCGGCGAGGAGCGGAACTTTTCCAATTTTGCCTCGCAGCCCGAGTCGTTCACCGACTATCTCAACAGCCAGCTGGGCCAGATGACCGGGCTGGACAACGCCATGCAGGCCATGTGCCAGTATCTGGTGGGCTGTCTGAATTCCGCCGGCTATCTGGACTGCCCTTTAAACGAGCTGTCGGAGGATTTGGGCTGCGACCACTTTGAGCTGGAGCAGGCCCTCTATGTGGTGCAGAGCCTGGACCCGCCGGGCGTGGGAGCCAGAAGCCTTTCCGAGTGCCTTCTGCTGCAGCTGGTGCAGGGAGAGCATTTCAACGCGGTGAACATCCATCTGGTGCGGGACGGGCTGCCGCTGCTTGCCAAGAACGACCTGGACGGCCTCTCCAGACTGTTGGGTGTCAGCAAAGCGGACGTCAAGCGGGCGGCGGCCGACATCCGCAGCCTGAACCCCATCCCCTCCAGCGGGTTTTACACCGGTTCCCGGACCGTGTACACCATTCCGGAGGCAACGGTCCGCCGCGGCGCGGAGGGGGGCATAGTCATTGAGATGAACAGCACGGTGCTGCCTCAGGTCTCCATCAGCCGGGAAAACTGTGCGCTGCTGGAGGGCGCCGATTCCAAAGAGGCCCATCTCTATCTGAAGGAGAAGCTGGCGGAAGCCAATACGCTGATCTCCAGCCTGGAGGAGCGGCAGAACACCATGTTCCGGCTCATAGATGTGATCGTCCGGCTTCAGGAGGGGGCTTTCACCCGGGACGAGGATCTGCGGCCCATGACCATGGCCCAGGTGGCGGAGACGCTTGGGGTAAATATTTCCACCGTGAGCCGGGCGGTCAAGGACAAGTACATCCAGGTGGGTAGCCGGATCGTCAGCCTGCGCAGCCTCTTCACCACCTCCCTTCAGTCCGAGGAGGGATCGGGAGTCTCCTCCGCCAGCGCCAAGCTGCAGATCAAAAAGCTCATCGCCGCCGAGCCGCCGGAGAAGCCGCTGTCCGACGAGGTGCTCAGCTCCGCCCTGGCCGGAATGAATATCCACCTGTCCCGCCGCACGGTGGCCAAATACCGTGGAGAGCTTGGGATTCCCCCGGCCTGCCGGCGAAAAAAATGA
- a CDS encoding aldo/keto reductase, which produces MAYLGEELPKLGLGMMRLPMRSDGSVDLEQTAQMADLMIENGFTYFDTAYGYLDGRSEEAVKTVLVDRHPRESFQLATKLPAWAGAKSAEEAREMFWTSLRRTGAGYFDFYLLHNLGGGRTHYFDDYGIWEFLAQRKAEGLIRHLGFSFHDKADVLEGLLEQHPEAEFVQLQINYADWESESIQSRKCYEVARAHGKGVIIMEPVKGGSLAGLPEDVTGPFRRLHSDWSTASWGIRFAASLPGLVTVLSGMSTLDQVRDNLSVMKEFRPLSDEEQQAVAEVRAALDQIPRVPCTECRYCVKGCPKGVDIPGIFKAMNNYLVYQNLAGARGNYSFATREGVRASDCIGCGQCEAACPQHIRIIDELRRAAGLFDN; this is translated from the coding sequence ATGGCATATTTGGGGGAAGAGCTTCCCAAGTTGGGACTTGGCATGATGCGGCTGCCCATGCGCAGCGACGGCAGCGTGGACCTGGAGCAGACGGCACAGATGGCGGACCTGATGATAGAGAACGGATTTACATATTTTGATACCGCCTATGGGTATTTGGACGGACGTTCGGAGGAGGCTGTTAAGACCGTTCTGGTGGACCGCCATCCCCGCGAGAGCTTTCAGCTGGCCACCAAGCTGCCGGCCTGGGCCGGGGCCAAGAGCGCCGAGGAGGCCCGGGAGATGTTCTGGACCTCCCTCAGGCGCACGGGAGCCGGATATTTTGACTTCTATCTGCTGCATAACTTGGGCGGCGGCCGCACACACTATTTTGACGACTATGGGATCTGGGAGTTTCTGGCCCAGCGCAAGGCGGAGGGCCTGATCCGCCATCTGGGCTTTTCCTTCCATGACAAGGCCGACGTGCTGGAGGGACTGCTTGAGCAGCACCCGGAGGCGGAGTTTGTCCAGCTCCAGATCAACTACGCCGACTGGGAGAGCGAGAGCATCCAGTCCCGCAAGTGCTATGAGGTGGCCCGCGCCCATGGCAAGGGCGTGATCATCATGGAGCCTGTGAAGGGTGGGTCCCTGGCGGGGCTGCCGGAGGATGTGACCGGCCCGTTCCGGAGACTGCACTCCGACTGGTCCACCGCCTCATGGGGCATCCGCTTCGCCGCTTCGCTGCCCGGTCTTGTCACCGTGCTCTCCGGTATGTCCACATTGGATCAGGTGCGGGATAACCTCTCGGTCATGAAGGAGTTCAGGCCCTTGAGCGACGAAGAGCAGCAGGCGGTGGCAGAGGTCCGCGCCGCGCTGGATCAGATTCCAAGGGTGCCCTGCACGGAGTGCCGGTACTGCGTCAAGGGCTGCCCCAAGGGTGTGGATATCCCCGGCATTTTCAAGGCAATGAACAATTACCTGGTCTACCAGAACTTGGCGGGGGCCAGAGGGAACTACTCTTTCGCCACCAGGGAAGGCGTCAGAGCCTCGGACTGCATCGGCTGCGGGCAGTGTGAAGCAGCCTGTCCCCAGCACATCCGCATCATCGATGAGCTGCGCCGGGCCGCCGGGTTGTTTGACAACTGA
- a CDS encoding ribonucleoside triphosphate reductase produces MYDVIKRDGKIVSFDLSKISAAITRAFDAQNRQYNPDIIDMLALRVTADYEPKVKDEKISVEDIQDSVESVLQKAGYTDVAKCYILYRKQREKIRNMKSTILDYKEVVDNYVKINDWRVKENSTVTYSVGGLILSNSGAITANYWLSEIYDDEISNAHRSGDIHIHDLSMLTGYCAGWSLKQLIQEGLGGIRGKITSSPASHLSTLCNQMVNFLGIMQNEWAGAQAFSSFDTYLAPFVKADNLSQKEVKQCIQSFVYGVNTPSRWGTQAPFTNITLDWTVPKDLENLPAIVGGKEMDFTYGECKQEMDMVNKAFIEIMIEGDANGRGFQYPIPTYSITRDFDWSETENNKLLFEMTAKYGTPYFSNYINSDMEPSDVRSMCCRLRLDLRELRKKSGGYFGSGESTGSVGVVTINMPRIAYLAKTPEEFYQRLDKMMDISARSLKVKRTIITKLLDEGLYPYTKHYLGTFDNHFSTIGLIGMNEACLNARWLGEDLTHAQAQQFTKEVLNHMRERLSDYQEEYGDLYNLEATPAESTTYRLAKHDVEKYPDIITASEHGKTPYYTNSSHLPVGFTDDVFEALDIQDELQTLYTSGTVFHAFLGEKLPSWQAAAALVRKIAENYKLPYYTLSPTYSVCKNHGYLAGEQFVCPECGEPAEVYSRITGYYRPVQNWNDGKAEEFKERKLYNISTSRLKQEGRAPRREEESAVVPGDQVGAFLFTTKTCPNCQLAKDALSRSGVLYTVIDAEEQPELARKYKVISAPTLLVSDGSQAQKYTGASAIAGFAEQVTA; encoded by the coding sequence ATGTACGACGTTATCAAGCGCGACGGCAAAATCGTATCCTTTGATCTATCCAAGATCAGTGCCGCCATCACCAGGGCCTTTGACGCCCAGAACAGGCAGTATAACCCCGACATCATCGATATGCTGGCCCTGCGGGTGACCGCCGATTATGAGCCCAAGGTCAAAGACGAAAAAATCAGTGTGGAGGACATTCAGGACAGTGTGGAGTCCGTCCTTCAAAAGGCCGGGTATACCGACGTGGCCAAGTGCTACATCCTCTACCGCAAGCAGCGGGAGAAGATCCGCAACATGAAGAGCACCATCCTGGATTACAAAGAAGTGGTGGACAACTATGTCAAGATCAACGACTGGCGGGTCAAGGAGAACTCCACCGTCACCTACTCGGTGGGCGGACTGATCCTGTCCAACAGCGGCGCCATCACCGCCAACTACTGGCTCTCCGAGATCTATGACGACGAGATCTCCAACGCCCACCGCAGCGGCGACATCCACATCCACGATCTGAGCATGCTCACCGGCTACTGCGCCGGGTGGAGCCTCAAGCAGCTGATCCAGGAGGGTCTGGGCGGCATCCGGGGCAAGATCACCTCCTCCCCCGCCAGCCACCTGAGCACCCTGTGCAACCAGATGGTCAACTTCTTAGGCATCATGCAGAACGAATGGGCCGGCGCCCAGGCGTTTTCCAGCTTTGACACCTACCTTGCCCCCTTTGTCAAGGCGGACAACCTCTCCCAGAAAGAGGTGAAGCAGTGCATCCAGTCCTTTGTATACGGCGTCAACACGCCCTCCCGCTGGGGCACTCAGGCGCCCTTCACCAACATCACCTTAGACTGGACCGTGCCCAAGGACCTTGAGAACCTGCCGGCCATCGTGGGCGGCAAGGAGATGGACTTCACCTACGGCGAGTGCAAGCAGGAAATGGACATGGTGAACAAGGCCTTCATTGAAATCATGATCGAAGGCGACGCCAACGGCCGCGGCTTCCAGTACCCCATCCCCACCTACTCCATCACCCGGGACTTCGACTGGAGCGAGACGGAGAACAACAAGCTCCTCTTTGAGATGACCGCCAAGTACGGCACCCCCTACTTCTCCAACTACATCAACTCCGACATGGAGCCCTCCGACGTGCGCAGCATGTGCTGCCGCCTGCGTCTGGACCTGCGGGAGCTGCGCAAAAAGTCCGGCGGCTACTTCGGCTCCGGCGAATCCACCGGCTCCGTGGGCGTGGTCACCATCAATATGCCCCGGATCGCGTATTTGGCCAAGACGCCGGAGGAGTTCTATCAGCGGCTGGACAAAATGATGGACATCAGCGCCCGCAGCCTGAAGGTCAAGCGCACCATCATCACCAAGCTGTTGGATGAGGGCCTGTATCCCTATACCAAGCACTATCTGGGCACCTTTGACAACCACTTCTCCACCATCGGCCTGATCGGCATGAACGAGGCCTGCCTCAACGCCCGCTGGCTGGGCGAGGACCTGACCCACGCCCAGGCCCAGCAGTTTACCAAAGAGGTCCTGAACCACATGCGCGAGCGGCTCAGCGACTATCAGGAGGAATACGGCGACCTCTACAATTTGGAGGCCACCCCCGCCGAGTCCACCACCTATCGCCTGGCCAAGCACGATGTGGAGAAATACCCGGACATCATCACCGCCTCCGAGCACGGCAAGACCCCCTACTACACCAACTCCTCCCATCTGCCCGTGGGCTTTACCGACGATGTGTTCGAGGCTCTGGACATTCAGGACGAGCTTCAGACGCTCTATACCAGCGGCACCGTCTTCCACGCCTTTTTGGGTGAGAAGCTGCCCTCCTGGCAGGCCGCGGCGGCGCTGGTGCGCAAGATCGCCGAGAACTACAAGCTGCCCTACTACACCCTGTCCCCCACCTACTCCGTGTGCAAAAACCACGGCTACTTGGCCGGCGAGCAGTTCGTCTGCCCGGAGTGCGGTGAGCCGGCGGAGGTTTACTCCCGCATCACAGGGTACTACCGTCCGGTCCAGAACTGGAACGACGGCAAGGCCGAGGAGTTCAAAGAGCGCAAGCTCTACAACATCTCCACCTCCCGCCTGAAGCAGGAGGGCCGCGCGCCCCGGCGGGAGGAGGAATCCGCCGTGGTCCCCGGCGATCAGGTCGGAGCCTTCCTTTTCACCACAAAAACCTGCCCCAACTGCCAGCTGGCCAAGGACGCCCTCTCCCGTTCCGGCGTCCTCTATACGGTCATCGACGCGGAGGAACAGCCGGAGCTTGCGCGAAAGTACAAGGTCATCTCCGCCCCCACGCTGCTGGTTTCAGACGGGTCCCAGGCCCAGAAGTACACCGGCGCCTCCGCCATTGCAGGGTTCGCCGAACAGGTGACCGCGTGA
- a CDS encoding ABC transporter ATP-binding protein, with protein MAEVILKHIKKVYPNTETGKGKKDKEKKSALAVTEEGVLAVQDFNLEVRDREFIVLVGPSGCGKSTTLRMIAGLEEISGGELWIDGRLMNDVAPKDRDIAMVFQNYALYPHMTVYENMAFSLKLKKAPREEIDRRVRQAAEILDITQYLGRKPKALSGGQRQRVAIGRAIVRDPKVFLMDEPLSNLDAKLRNQMRSEIIKLRSRIDTTFIYVTHDQTEAMTLGDRIVIMKDGLVQQIGTPQEVFDHPANVFVAGFIGMPRMNFYDAQLLRTDGRYTVEIEGVSVELSGEKQRRLEQNGVQPQSVTLGVRPEHIALLGENNAIHGTVDVSEMMGSAVHLHVSACGDDTIIIVPTMDMEGNQREAFAIGQDVAFSFGGNVAHVFSRETGGNLEF; from the coding sequence ATGGCAGAAGTGATTCTCAAACACATCAAGAAGGTCTACCCCAACACAGAGACCGGAAAAGGGAAAAAGGACAAGGAGAAAAAGAGCGCCCTTGCCGTCACGGAGGAGGGAGTTCTGGCGGTCCAGGACTTCAACCTGGAGGTCAGGGACCGGGAATTCATCGTGCTGGTGGGCCCTTCCGGCTGCGGAAAGTCCACCACGCTGCGGATGATTGCCGGGCTGGAGGAGATCTCCGGCGGTGAACTGTGGATCGACGGCAGGCTGATGAACGACGTGGCGCCCAAGGACCGGGACATCGCCATGGTGTTCCAGAACTATGCCCTCTATCCCCATATGACCGTCTATGAGAATATGGCCTTTTCCCTGAAGCTGAAAAAGGCGCCCCGGGAGGAGATCGACCGGAGGGTGCGCCAGGCGGCGGAGATTTTGGACATCACCCAGTACCTGGGCCGCAAGCCCAAGGCTCTCTCCGGCGGCCAGCGCCAGCGTGTGGCCATCGGCCGCGCCATTGTCCGGGACCCGAAGGTGTTTTTGATGGATGAGCCGCTGAGCAACCTGGACGCCAAGCTGCGCAACCAGATGCGCTCTGAGATCATCAAGCTGAGAAGCCGCATCGACACCACCTTCATCTACGTGACCCACGACCAGACCGAGGCCATGACGCTGGGCGACCGGATCGTCATCATGAAGGACGGACTGGTGCAGCAGATCGGCACGCCGCAGGAGGTCTTTGACCACCCGGCCAACGTGTTCGTGGCGGGCTTTATCGGCATGCCCAGAATGAACTTCTACGATGCGCAGCTGCTGCGCACGGACGGCAGGTATACAGTGGAGATAGAGGGCGTCAGCGTGGAGCTCAGCGGGGAAAAACAGCGGCGGCTGGAACAAAACGGCGTGCAGCCTCAGAGCGTCACCCTTGGCGTGCGGCCGGAGCACATCGCCCTCTTGGGCGAGAACAACGCCATCCACGGCACAGTGGACGTCAGCGAGATGATGGGCAGCGCCGTGCACCTGCACGTCAGCGCCTGCGGCGACGACACCATCATCATCGTGCCCACCATGGATATGGAGGGAAACCAGCGGGAGGCCTTTGCCATCGGCCAGGACGTGGCCTTTTCCTTTGGCGGGAATGTGGCGCATGTGTTCAGCCGGGAAACCGGCGGGAACCTGGAGTTTTGA